One Epinephelus lanceolatus isolate andai-2023 chromosome 17, ASM4190304v1, whole genome shotgun sequence genomic window carries:
- the LOC117248801 gene encoding uncharacterized protein LOC117248801, whose product MNTTEPGSNFTFTSHKENATLSTLSSFTTTTISPTIPQPPSYSSDIHDPEFTIMVVLGLSLLLAGFAAFLAVCRPSEQDGDSEASCSPGESLTSGRSQSSEPQLKVWKRLGSYRRSYNISFRRPPHRRPHERDSTYASRSPVRQTPQPEASVEPHLTMPCLFDYVTEI is encoded by the coding sequence ATGAACACCACTGAACCAGGCTCCAACTTCACCTTTACGTCTCACAAAGAAAATGCCACTCTGTCAACTCTGTCCAGCTTTACAACCACCACCATCTCTCCCACCATCCCACAACCTCCATCCTATTCCTCAGACATCCACGACCCAGAATTCACTATCATGGTGGTGCTGGGCTTATCACTGCTGCTGGCAGGGTTTGCAGCCTTCCTGGCAGTGTGCCGGCCCTCAGAACAGGATGGGGACTCTGAGGCGAGCTGCAGCCCAGGGGAGAGCTTGACCAGTGGAAGAAGTCAGTCCAGTGAGCCTCAGCTCAAGGTGTGGAAGAGGCTGGGCTCGTATCGGCGCTCGTACAACATCTCCTTCAGACGGCCGCCCCATCGCCGGCCACATGAGCGTGACAGCACGTATGCGTCCCGCTCTCCAGTCCGACAGACACCACAGCCAGAAGCCAGTGTGGAGCCCCATCTCACTATGCCTTGTTTATTTGACTATGTCACTGAAATCTGA